In Vanacampus margaritifer isolate UIUO_Vmar chromosome 18, RoL_Vmar_1.0, whole genome shotgun sequence, a genomic segment contains:
- the dnajb12b gene encoding dnaJ homolog subfamily B member 12b → MEVNRDEAERCIDIAAAALGSEQPDKARRFLEKAQRLFPTEKARVLLELISKNGFTPRQGPHTQDSGPRLRQNQSDHSKPEEKPSDTSKSYTAEQVDAVRRIKRCKDFYEILGVQKDAAEDELKRSYRKLALKFHPDKNHAPGATEAFKAIGNAYGVLSNTNKRRQYDACGEERRHPSRQADAKFDADISPEDLFNMFFGGGYPASSNHAYTNGRMRQQRPQRRERPREGGLALFVQVMPILILVIVSALSQIMVKSPAYSLSYRPSAGHTQKRLTENLKVAYYVAEHFPKDVNDGNLKRLEQTVEDDYISTLRNNCWKEKQQKEGMLYRARYFGDTDLYQRAQRARTPSCAKLSEITASLNG, encoded by the exons ATGGAGGTGAACCGGGATGAGGCGGAGCGGTGCATCGACATCGCCGCCGCGGCGCTGGGCAGCGAGCAGCCGGACAAGGCGAGGAGGTTCCTGGAGAAGGCCCAGAGGCTCTTCCCCACCGAGAAGGCGAGGG TGCTGCTGGAGCTCATCTCCAAGAATGGCTTCACACCCAGACAAGGCCCACACACTCAGGACTCAGGACCTCGATTACGTCAGAACCAAAGTGATCACAGCAAACCTGAAGAGAAACCCTCAGATACCTCAAAATCCTACACCGCAGAGCAGGTGGATGCTGTGCGAAG aaTCAAGCGATGCAAAGATTTCTACGAGATCCTCGGCGTGCAGAAGGACGCCGCCGAGGACGAGCTCAAAAGATCTTACAGGAAGCTGGCGTTAAAATTTCACCCGGATAAGAATCACGCTCCTGGTGCCACGGAGGCATTTAAAG CCATTGGGAACGCATACGGCGTGCTGAGCAACACCAACAAAAGACGACAGTACGACGCGTGCGGCGAGGAGCGGCGGCATCCTTCCAGACAGGCAGATGCCAAATTTGATGCCGATATTTCCCCCGAGGACCTCTTCAACATGTTCTTTGGAGGAGGTTACCCAGCGA gtAGTAACCACGCATACACAAACGGGAGAATGCGTCAGCAGAGGCCGCAGAGAAGAGAGCGACCACGAGAA GGGGGCCTCGCCCTCTTCGTGCAGGTCATGCCCATCCTCATCCTGGTCATTGTGTCGGCTCTCAGCCAAATCATGGTCAAAAGCCCCGCCTACAGCCTCAGCTATCGCcc GTCAGCGGGCCACACGCAGAAGAGGCTGACGGAGAACCTGAAGGTGGCGTACTACGTGGCCGAGCACTTCCCCAAAGACGTCAACGATGGGAATCTCAAGCGCTTGGAGCAGACAGTGGAGGACGATTATATCTCCACCCTGCGTAACAACTGCTGGAAGGAGAAACAGCAAA AGGAAGGCATGCTGTACCGCGCACGCTATTTCGGTGACACGGATCTGTACCAGAGGGCTCAGAGGGCTCGGACGCCGAGCTGCGCCAAACTGTCCGAGATCACCGCCTCCTTAAACGGCTGA
- the ddit4 gene encoding DNA damage-inducible transcript 4 protein, protein MHSSASNVQTGSSPPSPVDSSPRRLSWSNMVQRLTDSMESRSNNSSRSDLSDAVSDMSEEDLFYDPTEEAILKEVVELIERSLREAKDSPCALRCAKLLIPDRLLERIGCELLHLAASEPCGLRGALVDLCVERGPQCESVAQLSADPYLVPTFQLTLVLRMESGGLWPKIQGLFSSKVPAARQAIKLSTGFRVIKKKLYCSEELLIEEC, encoded by the exons ATGCATTCAAGTGCCTCAAACGTGCAAACCGGCAGCTCGCCCCCGTCTCCGGTGGACAGCAGTCCTAGGAGGCTCTCTTGGAGCAATATGGTGCAAAGGCTGACCGACAGTATGGAGTCCAGGTccaacaacagcagcaggagCGACCTCTCGGACGCAG TGTCGGACATGTCCGAGGAGGACCTGTTCTACGACCCCACGGAGGAAGCCATCTTGAAAGAAGTGGTGGAGCTGATCGAGCGAAGCCTGCGCGAGGCCAAGGACTCGCCGTGCGCCCTGCGTTGCGCCAAGCTCCTCATCCCCGACCGGCTGCTGGAGCGCATCGGGTGCGAGCTCCTGCACCTGGCGGCCAGCGAGCCGTGCGGCCTGCGCGGCGCCCTGGTGGACCTGTGCGTGGAGCGGGGGCCGCAGTGCGAGAGCGTGGCGCAGCTCTCCGCGGACCCCTACCTGGTGCCCACCTTTCAGCTGACTCTGGTGCTGAGGATGGAATCCGGCGGGCTGTGGCCCAAGATCCAAGGACTTTTTAGTTCCAAAGTGCCGGCGGCAAGGCAAGCCATCAAGCTGAGCACAGGATTCCGCGTCATCAAGAAGAAACTGTACTGCTCCGAGGAGCTGCTGATCGAGGAATGCTGA